The Neobacillus sp. OS1-2 genome includes a window with the following:
- a CDS encoding MarR family winged helix-turn-helix transcriptional regulator, which yields MNDEALETIELELAILIRRTTAVSTNKKLWNLDRSAYLLLRRIVTKGAVGVKTLAGEFGLDISTISRQTAALEHKGFLTRIPDPLDGRAYSFQITEQGTKELNDHKQARLERIAELLGDWPEEEREIFGQLLKKFNLAFRV from the coding sequence ATGAATGATGAAGCTTTGGAAACGATTGAACTGGAACTTGCAATCTTAATAAGACGAACTACGGCCGTTAGTACTAATAAAAAGCTTTGGAATCTTGACAGGTCAGCTTATTTGCTGCTTCGCAGAATAGTGACAAAAGGGGCAGTTGGCGTAAAGACTTTGGCTGGCGAGTTCGGTTTAGATATATCCACCATTAGCAGACAAACAGCCGCTTTAGAGCATAAGGGTTTTTTAACCAGAATCCCGGATCCGTTAGATGGAAGGGCTTATTCTTTTCAAATAACGGAACAAGGAACGAAGGAATTAAACGATCATAAACAGGCTCGTTTGGAGAGAATAGCGGAACTATTAGGTGATTGGCCAGAAGAAGAAAGGGAAATATTCGGTCAACTTTTAAAAAAATTTAATCTGGCTTTTCGGGTGTAA
- a CDS encoding MFS transporter, with the protein MSSKPTTAPPKIHSTPEINGSLFAQPKAIWAVFFASIIAFMGIGLVDPILPAIAEQLHASHSQVTLLFTSYNAVMAVAMLITGTISSRIGIKWTLLAGIVIIAVFSALGGLSNGIWTLVSLRGGWGLGNALFVATALAAIVSLSTSGTAKAIILYEAAIGLGISVGPLLGGWLGAMTWRGPFLGVAALMVVAFLGLFLLMPKAVQQKGKQSKTSLLDPFRALKHRSLLIFGITAALYNIGFFTLLAYAPFVMGLDEHGLGFVFLGWGILLAVTSVFMAPKLQQRFGTIKSMCAMLILFALLLFAMGIWTSTQWVVIAAVIAAGALLGNNNTLITTAVMNAAPVERSTASAAYSFLRFIGGAIAPFMAGKLAEIFNPSVPFIVGGSFVLLSVLFIFINNKHVKHVDDAEMGH; encoded by the coding sequence ATGTCGTCAAAACCAACAACAGCACCACCAAAGATCCATTCTACTCCAGAAATAAACGGTAGCTTATTTGCACAGCCAAAGGCAATTTGGGCTGTTTTTTTTGCCTCTATTATTGCCTTTATGGGGATTGGCCTTGTTGACCCTATTTTACCGGCAATAGCCGAACAATTGCATGCATCCCATAGTCAGGTTACATTACTTTTCACCAGTTATAATGCAGTAATGGCTGTTGCGATGCTTATTACAGGTACGATTTCATCAAGGATAGGGATTAAGTGGACACTCCTCGCCGGAATTGTGATTATTGCCGTATTTTCTGCACTTGGAGGATTATCAAACGGTATTTGGACACTTGTCAGTCTTCGTGGCGGTTGGGGATTAGGAAATGCTTTGTTTGTCGCAACAGCATTAGCTGCCATTGTCTCTCTTTCAACAAGCGGCACTGCGAAGGCGATTATTTTATATGAAGCGGCGATTGGTCTTGGCATTTCAGTCGGACCGTTACTCGGGGGCTGGTTAGGTGCGATGACATGGAGGGGCCCGTTCCTTGGCGTTGCCGCCCTGATGGTCGTAGCCTTCCTCGGGTTATTTTTATTAATGCCCAAGGCTGTCCAACAAAAAGGTAAACAATCAAAGACGTCTTTATTAGACCCGTTCCGTGCCCTTAAACACCGGTCATTGCTTATTTTCGGAATCACTGCAGCCCTATACAATATTGGCTTTTTCACTTTGCTTGCCTATGCACCATTTGTTATGGGATTAGATGAACATGGGCTCGGATTCGTATTCCTGGGATGGGGCATCTTGCTAGCCGTTACTTCTGTTTTCATGGCTCCGAAACTTCAGCAACGGTTTGGAACGATTAAATCGATGTGCGCAATGTTAATTTTGTTTGCCCTGCTTCTTTTCGCTATGGGAATTTGGACCTCAACCCAATGGGTAGTCATTGCGGCGGTTATTGCTGCAGGTGCATTACTGGGGAATAATAATACATTGATTACCACCGCAGTGATGAATGCAGCACCTGTTGAGCGTTCAACCGCATCAGCTGCCTATAGTTTTCTCCGCTTTATCGGGGGTGCTATTGCCCCATTCATGGCCGGAAAACTAGCGGAAATTTTTAACCCTTCTGTTCCATTCATTGTCGGAGGCAGTTTTGTCCTACTCTCCGTTCTCTTTATTTTCATTAACAATAAACACGTTAAGCATGTTGATGATGCCGAAATGGGTCATTAA